A stretch of DNA from Maniola hyperantus chromosome 14, iAphHyp1.2, whole genome shotgun sequence:
CTGGTAAACCAAATAAACTAAGAAAAAAGTCAATATTCGTCCTTTCTTTACATTCTAGGTCCAGGCTCCGAAAAGGAAGCATACATAACTCGAAAAAGCCTAAGACACCTGTCCCTATACGTCCCAGATTCAACGGGTGCTTTGAGAAGAAAATACAACTACTACCAAATGGCCCAGCTGGCCAAGGATCCAGACTTGGACTTTAATAAGAAGACCTTGTTGTATGTGGGAGGGTTTCTAGATAGCCCAAGCTTTATATTTGCTACGCTTACAGCAAGGACGTATTTGAGCTTGGGCTACAACGTTCTACTGTTGGACACGAATTGGTTCACCACTATGGAGTATCCGCGGTGAGAAAATTTACTTTTGTCCCATAGTTTAATTTGCTACGCTTACAGCGAGGACGTATTTGAGCTTGGGCTACAAGTTACAACGTTCTACTGTTAGACACGAATTGGTTCACAACTATGGAGTATCCGCGGTGAGAAAATTTACTTTTGTCCCATAGTTTAATTTGCTACGCTTACAGCGAGGACGTATTTGAGCTTGGGCTACAAGTTACAACGTTCTACTGTTAGACACGAATTGGTTCACAACTATGAAGTATCCGGGGTGAGAAAATTTACTTTTGTCCCatagtttaaatttaattacagCTCATGATACATATTTCGAGgagcaaaattttaaaataaataaatataaaaagtataaatCAAAGATATCATCTACAACACTGTAATGAGGCAAGGTGCGTCACGGATTTCGcaaaagttttaataaaaactaaataggtactaaaaaaagTCTCTGACATTATGTCAGAGGTAGGAGCCGCCTGAATAGAATCCTAACCTAAAATTAAGCAAAAAAGAAATcattgtaattaaaaaataaacttgttaaataaaaaaaaaataaaaaaaatgaggcAAGGTGCCCAGTAGAACGCTGGTTGCATTACCGACCGaagtaactgccagccctccggtcacCCGTGGACTCATTCGTCCAAGATTAATATGAGGCGGGATGACAGATCTTAAAATTAATCTAGCACACCTCGCCCCACGAACTCATGGtttccaccccaaaaggcataattatatgaaattattttcatatttgcTAGTTACAAGTGACTTTCTGGACAGCTGTTGTAATAACTACTGtccagaaatgaaattccattaggtacttacttttctgGACAGTTGTTATAACTATCCGCGATGTTAAACTTTCGTACCAATCTACAGggtataaaatgtgaaaatttcatatcattttttagaaaagcTATCTTGATTTCTTTTCTAATATCTTTAGTGGATGTAAAATTTGTATCTGTCAGAGTTTTCTTTGGCACTTGTTTGGTTCCAATAAAGACTTTATGGTTACGACCCTCACCGTCGATGTCCAACAAGTAGATAAACATCAATCATATCATCGtgttaaaaaaacataataataatacaaagtCGCATACCTACTTTTCAGGGCCGCCCGTTTTATGCGTCCAGTTGGAAAACACACCGCTAAAATGTTAGTACAACTCACAAATAGTGGTTTGGACCCGAAGAAACTCGAAATCATCGGTTTAAGCCTCGGAGGTCAAACAATTAGCTTCATTGCAAAGAACTACAGAGATCTAACTAACACGACTGTATCAAGGATAACTGGGTTAGATCCAGCCGGACCTTGCTTTAGGAACCTGGGACCTGACCAAAGAATTGACAGAAGTGATGCCGATTTTGTAGATATTGTAAGCACTAATATCGATGGATTTGGAATGGCCGCTCCAGTAGGACATGTAAATTTTTACGTCAATGGAGGGGAATTTCAACCAGGAGACATCATTTGGGACTTCTGCACTGTTATGTGTAGCCACATTAGATCTTACTCTCTATGGATGTCGGCTTTACAGAACCCCAATTCTTTTATAGCCATTGAGTGTAGTTCTGTACAACAGGCACGAGACAAGAAATGTTTCGGAAGGACACCTTTAGTAACAAATGTTTTCGGTTTAAAGGTTAACAAAAGCAGAGAAGGGATTTTCTATTTATCTACTAGTAGGTCCTACCCGTACTATTTAGGTGAGAAAGGGTTAAGGGAGGAAAACGATTTTTTCCTATCTTATACTAAATCGTTAAATGAAAAAGACGTGATCAAAATTTAAGTTCAATCGGATGTTAACGTAATTTAAGTAGACGATTAATGCAACTATAGTagaatataaaattcattaaaattcGGTTGTAGACATCGATATAATATTGTAGACCAATAACTACACTTTCGCAAATTGCAAATGATTATTTGCAATTTGCGAAAgtaatctaagtaggtacctacatcggcctttagaatgaaatttcggctatgtagagcgttgtatctgtcagtcatacctataatatgacgttttgttggtcgcaacgacagagacaatgccctTCAAAATAGCTATTTCCTTCTCGTGCCTCGGTAGTTGCTTCTACGACCTACGTGCTAGTagtgatatttttagggttacgtacctcaaaaggaaaaaacggaacccttataggatcactttgttgtctgtctgtctgtctgtctgtcaagaaacctacagggtacttcccgttgacctagaatcatgaaatttggcaggtagg
This window harbors:
- the LOC117988135 gene encoding lipase member H-B-like, which codes for MFLYSFCLLLLTGNGLATYSTREMEGYPKGYLSDCPGSEKEAYITRKSLRHLSLYVPDSTGALRRKYNYYQMAQLAKDPDLDFNKKTLLYVGGFLDSPSFIFATLTARTYLSLGYNVLLLDTNWFTTMEYPRAARFMRPVGKHTAKMLVQLTNSGLDPKKLEIIGLSLGGQTISFIAKNYRDLTNTTVSRITGLDPAGPCFRNLGPDQRIDRSDADFVDIVSTNIDGFGMAAPVGHVNFYVNGGEFQPGDIIWDFCTVMCSHIRSYSLWMSALQNPNSFIAIECSSVQQARDKKCFGRTPLVTNVFGLKVNKSREGIFYLSTSRSYPYYLGEKGLREENDFFLSYTKSLNEKDVIKI